From Actinopolyspora lacussalsi, a single genomic window includes:
- a CDS encoding ATP-binding cassette subfamily B protein (product_source=KO:K06147; cath_funfam=1.20.1560.10,3.40.50.300; cog=COG1132; ko=KO:K06147; pfam=PF00005,PF00664; smart=SM00382; superfamily=52540,90123; transmembrane_helix_parts=Inside_1_42,TMhelix_43_65,Outside_66_79,TMhelix_80_102,Inside_103_157,TMhelix_158_180,Outside_181_183,TMhelix_184_203,Inside_204_268,TMhelix_269_291,Outside_292_639), protein MDNGGVSWATMRSLTRDSSVTRQRLPPGLAKRILGYARPYTRIIVPFLLVVAATAVLGVVTPLLFKAIIDRGIVPGRLNVVVWLSVGVAGVALLEAVLTLLQRWFSSRLGEGLIYDLRRDVFDHVQRMPLAFFVRAQTGALTSRLNNDVIGAQRALTSTLSAVVSNVLSLVLVLAAMFALSWQITLIALALLPLFLFPVRWIGKRLQRVTREQMAVDAEMSSLMTERFGVGGAMLTKLYGRADEETEQFARKAERVRDLGVLSAMYSRVFFVGLTLVAALATAVTYGLGGTLVIGGSLQLGTLVALTTLLTRLYGPLTSLSNVHVDVMTALVSFHRVFEVLDLPPMIREREDAIELPRDSTSLEFDSVSFHYPGPEEVSLASLESVARTESGPAQQVLHDVTFRAEPGEMIALVGHSGAGKTTIGHLAGRLYEVDSGGVRVGGHDIRNVTLSSLYSTIGMVTQEAHLFHDTIRANLAYAAPGATDTELYRVLRTAQLEELLDELPEGLDTVVGDRGYRLSGGEKQRLAIARLLLKQPPIVVLDEATAHLDSRSEAAVQQALLTALTGRTSVVIAHRLATIRRADRILVIAEGRVAEQGTHEQLLERGGHYAELYRTQFDEQGSRGRETPRETTTHLRGA, encoded by the coding sequence ATGGACAACGGCGGAGTGAGTTGGGCGACGATGCGTTCACTCACCAGGGACAGCTCGGTGACCAGACAGCGTCTCCCACCGGGACTGGCGAAACGCATCCTCGGCTACGCGCGTCCCTACACACGGATCATCGTTCCGTTTCTGCTCGTGGTCGCGGCCACAGCCGTGCTGGGAGTGGTTACCCCGCTACTGTTCAAAGCGATCATCGATCGCGGCATCGTGCCGGGGAGACTGAACGTGGTCGTCTGGCTGTCGGTGGGGGTTGCCGGGGTCGCGCTGCTGGAAGCGGTGCTCACGCTGCTGCAACGCTGGTTTTCCTCCCGTCTGGGGGAAGGGCTCATCTACGACCTGCGCCGGGACGTGTTCGACCACGTGCAGCGGATGCCGCTGGCGTTCTTCGTGCGTGCACAGACCGGAGCGCTTACCAGCAGGCTCAACAACGACGTCATCGGAGCGCAACGCGCGTTGACCAGCACGCTGTCGGCGGTGGTGTCGAACGTACTGAGCCTGGTGCTGGTACTGGCGGCGATGTTCGCGCTGTCCTGGCAGATCACGCTGATCGCGCTGGCCCTGCTGCCGCTGTTCCTGTTCCCGGTGCGGTGGATAGGCAAGCGTCTGCAACGCGTCACTCGGGAACAGATGGCCGTGGACGCCGAGATGAGTTCCCTGATGACGGAGCGGTTCGGGGTCGGCGGGGCGATGCTGACCAAGCTCTACGGCAGGGCCGACGAGGAAACCGAGCAGTTCGCCCGCAAGGCCGAACGGGTCCGAGACCTCGGAGTGCTCTCGGCCATGTACAGCAGGGTGTTCTTCGTCGGACTCACGTTGGTGGCCGCGCTGGCGACGGCGGTGACCTACGGACTCGGCGGAACGCTGGTGATCGGTGGTTCGCTGCAGCTGGGAACCCTGGTGGCGCTGACGACGCTGCTCACCCGGCTCTACGGTCCGCTGACATCACTGTCCAACGTGCACGTCGACGTGATGACCGCGCTGGTCAGTTTCCACCGGGTCTTCGAAGTGTTGGATCTGCCGCCGATGATCCGCGAACGGGAGGACGCGATCGAGCTGCCGCGCGACTCAACGAGCCTCGAATTCGACTCGGTCTCGTTCCACTATCCCGGTCCCGAGGAGGTCTCCCTGGCCTCACTGGAATCGGTGGCCCGTACGGAGAGCGGTCCGGCACAGCAGGTGCTGCACGACGTCACGTTCCGGGCCGAACCGGGCGAGATGATCGCGCTGGTCGGGCATTCCGGGGCGGGCAAAACCACGATCGGCCATCTGGCCGGACGGTTGTACGAGGTGGACTCCGGCGGTGTTCGGGTCGGCGGGCACGACATCCGGAACGTCACGCTGTCCTCGCTGTACTCGACCATCGGCATGGTCACGCAGGAAGCCCACCTGTTCCACGACACCATCCGGGCGAACCTCGCCTACGCCGCGCCCGGTGCCACCGACACGGAGTTGTACCGAGTGCTGCGGACCGCGCAGCTCGAAGAACTGCTGGACGAACTGCCCGAAGGGCTGGACACCGTCGTCGGGGACCGCGGCTACCGGCTCTCCGGCGGCGAGAAGCAGCGACTGGCCATCGCCAGGTTGCTGCTCAAACAACCGCCGATCGTCGTTCTCGACGAGGCGACCGCCCATCTGGACTCCCGTTCGGAGGCGGCCGTGCAACAGGCGCTGCTTACGGCGCTTACGGGACGTACATCAGTGGTGATCGCCCACCGACTGGCCACCATCCGCCGCGCTGACCGCATTCTGGTGATAGCCGAGGGAAGAGTGGCCGAGCAGGGCACCCACGAACAGCTGCTGGAACGGGGCGGCCACTACGCCGAGCTTTACCGGACCCAGTTCGACGAGCAGGGTTCCCGAGGCCGGGAAACACCCCGGGAAACCACCACACACCTCCGGGGGGCGTGA
- a CDS encoding hypothetical protein (product_source=Hypo-rule applied; superfamily=103473; transmembrane_helix_parts=Inside_1_31,TMhelix_32_54,Outside_55_79,TMhelix_80_102,Inside_103_108,TMhelix_109_131,Outside_132_140,TMhelix_141_163,Inside_164_177): MPSTSDRDHEIEELKSRLAAYRDSAVADAQAVRFRILYAALGSVLLALSGGPWLHSQEYRDYEKTTGLFRLFELVDPDSVGVIGVVPVVLVALAVACLGACAPTSASMPAHASLAVLAGTAAVLFGVFVGTTSDDQSAGASAWLALVIAISIAALAAGRTVSLRQVDGHAYRADPPA; this comes from the coding sequence ATGCCGAGTACCTCAGACCGCGACCACGAGATCGAGGAGCTCAAGAGCCGGCTCGCCGCCTATCGGGACTCCGCTGTAGCTGATGCGCAGGCGGTGCGCTTCCGGATACTGTACGCGGCCCTGGGCAGCGTGCTGTTGGCGTTGTCCGGTGGACCGTGGCTGCACTCGCAAGAGTACCGAGACTACGAGAAAACCACCGGGTTGTTCCGATTGTTCGAGCTGGTGGATCCGGACTCCGTCGGCGTGATCGGCGTGGTGCCTGTGGTGCTTGTGGCGCTGGCTGTAGCGTGCCTGGGCGCGTGTGCCCCGACATCGGCCAGCATGCCGGCGCATGCGAGCCTGGCCGTTCTCGCGGGTACTGCCGCTGTGTTGTTCGGGGTGTTTGTGGGCACCACGAGCGACGACCAATCAGCGGGGGCCTCGGCTTGGCTCGCCCTCGTGATCGCCATAAGCATCGCCGCTCTGGCCGCCGGGCGAACCGTGTCCCTGAGACAGGTCGACGGGCACGCGTACCGAGCCGACCCGCCGGCGTAA
- a CDS encoding uncharacterized protein (product_source=KO:K06959; cath_funfam=1.10.10.650,1.10.150.310,1.10.3500.10,2.40.50.140; cog=COG2183; ko=KO:K06959; pfam=PF00575,PF09371,PF12836,PF16921; smart=SM00316,SM00732; superfamily=158832,47781,50249,53098) — translation MTTSIHQRIADELGVGAEQVEAAVRLLDDGATVPFVARYRKEATGALDDEQLRTLEQRLRYLREMEQRRNTILEEIRKQEKLDDELHSRIMAADSKARLEDLYLPFKPKRRTKAQTAREAGLEPLATGLLDDPGQDPETSAAAYVDADNGVPDTAGALAGARSILVERFAEDGDLIGQLRELAWQRGRLSSNARSGAAENDSKFTDYFDFAESLGTLPSHRVLALFRGEKEEVLELTLDFDPDSSDGQGSADGRAPSDYERRIAARFGVEDRGRAADAWLRETVRWAWRTRIMVHLDIDLRNRLRQRAEDEAVRVFAGNLRDLLLAAPAGPRATIGLDPGYRTGVKVAVVDATGRLAETATIYPHEPQRRWEEALATLQRLVDRHGARLLAVGNGTASRETDKLAARLTESRDGLIRVSVSEAGASVYSASSYASRELPEVDVSLRGAVSIARRLQDPLAELVKIDPKSIGVGQYQHDVSESKLSHSLDAVVEDCVNAVGVDVNTASAPLLSRVSGINTGLAENIVGHRETNGRFLSRKALREVSRLGPKAFEQCAGFLRITDGDDPLDSSSVHPESYPVVHRIVESTNSSLDGIIGNRGLLRELRAADFADDSFGLPTVTDIISELEKPGRDPRPEFRTANFAEDVHSLNDLAPGMVLEGVVTNVAAFGAFVDVGVHQDGLVHVSAMSKSFVNDPREVVKPGEVVRVKVREVDVNRKRISLTLRLDDDVTPAGSGSGTESGDSGKRTRGSAADGRAGAKRGSGANQRQGKQQGRQQDKRGAGSGAMADALRRAGYRED, via the coding sequence GTGACGACGTCGATTCACCAAAGGATCGCCGACGAACTCGGCGTGGGCGCCGAGCAGGTCGAAGCCGCCGTGCGGCTACTGGACGACGGGGCGACGGTGCCGTTCGTCGCCCGCTACCGCAAGGAGGCAACCGGAGCGCTCGACGACGAGCAGCTGCGTACGCTGGAACAGCGGCTACGCTACCTGCGCGAGATGGAACAGCGGCGCAACACGATCCTCGAAGAGATCCGCAAGCAGGAAAAGCTCGACGACGAGCTCCACAGCCGGATCATGGCCGCCGATTCCAAGGCCCGGCTGGAGGATCTGTACCTGCCGTTCAAACCCAAGCGCCGAACCAAGGCACAGACAGCCCGCGAAGCGGGACTGGAACCGCTCGCGACCGGGCTGCTGGACGACCCGGGACAGGACCCCGAGACCTCGGCAGCCGCGTACGTGGACGCCGACAACGGTGTGCCCGACACCGCGGGCGCACTGGCCGGGGCACGTTCCATCCTGGTGGAGCGTTTCGCGGAGGACGGCGATCTCATCGGGCAACTGCGCGAACTGGCCTGGCAACGGGGCCGGTTGTCCTCGAACGCTCGCTCCGGTGCGGCCGAGAACGATTCGAAGTTCACCGACTACTTCGACTTCGCGGAGTCGTTGGGGACGCTGCCCTCGCACCGGGTGCTCGCGCTGTTCCGCGGCGAGAAGGAAGAAGTCCTCGAACTCACCCTCGATTTCGATCCCGACAGCTCTGACGGGCAGGGATCGGCCGACGGGCGGGCACCGAGTGACTACGAACGACGTATCGCCGCCAGGTTCGGCGTCGAGGACCGCGGCCGGGCCGCCGACGCGTGGTTGCGTGAAACCGTGCGCTGGGCGTGGCGCACCCGGATCATGGTTCACCTGGACATCGACCTGCGCAACAGGCTGCGGCAGCGGGCCGAGGACGAGGCCGTGCGGGTGTTCGCGGGAAACCTTCGCGATCTGCTGCTGGCCGCCCCCGCCGGACCACGTGCCACGATCGGTCTCGATCCGGGCTACCGGACAGGAGTGAAGGTGGCCGTTGTGGACGCCACCGGCAGGCTCGCCGAAACCGCCACCATCTATCCGCACGAGCCGCAGCGGCGTTGGGAGGAGGCGCTCGCGACCCTCCAGCGGTTGGTCGACCGACACGGGGCGCGACTGCTCGCGGTCGGCAACGGAACGGCCTCCAGGGAGACCGACAAACTGGCGGCGCGACTGACCGAGTCCCGCGACGGCCTGATCAGAGTCTCGGTCTCGGAGGCGGGAGCCTCGGTCTATTCCGCCTCGTCCTACGCGTCGCGGGAGCTCCCCGAAGTGGACGTTTCGCTGCGCGGGGCCGTCTCGATCGCCCGGCGGTTGCAGGACCCACTCGCGGAACTCGTCAAGATCGACCCGAAGTCGATCGGAGTCGGGCAGTATCAGCACGATGTTTCCGAGTCGAAGCTCTCGCACTCGCTGGACGCGGTGGTCGAGGACTGCGTCAACGCCGTGGGCGTGGACGTGAACACCGCCTCGGCGCCGCTGTTGAGCCGCGTTTCCGGTATCAACACCGGGCTGGCCGAGAACATCGTGGGCCACCGCGAGACGAACGGGCGCTTCCTGTCCAGGAAGGCGCTTCGGGAGGTCTCCCGGCTGGGGCCGAAAGCGTTCGAGCAGTGCGCCGGATTCCTGCGGATCACCGACGGCGACGACCCGCTGGACTCCTCCAGCGTCCACCCGGAGAGCTATCCGGTGGTGCACCGGATCGTCGAGTCGACCAACAGCTCGTTGGACGGGATCATCGGTAATCGCGGTCTGCTGCGCGAACTGCGGGCCGCGGACTTCGCCGACGATTCCTTCGGCCTCCCCACCGTGACCGACATTATCTCCGAACTGGAAAAACCCGGACGCGATCCCCGTCCGGAGTTCCGCACCGCCAACTTCGCCGAGGACGTCCACTCGTTGAACGACCTGGCACCCGGCATGGTGCTGGAAGGGGTGGTCACCAACGTCGCCGCGTTCGGTGCGTTCGTCGACGTCGGGGTGCATCAGGACGGCCTGGTACACGTCTCCGCGATGTCCAAGTCGTTCGTCAACGATCCGAGGGAGGTCGTCAAACCGGGCGAGGTCGTACGGGTCAAGGTTCGTGAGGTGGACGTGAACCGCAAACGCATCTCGCTGACACTTCGGCTGGACGACGACGTCACTCCCGCCGGAAGTGGTTCCGGAACGGAGTCCGGTGACTCCGGCAAGCGGACGCGCGGTTCCGCGGCCGACGGCAGGGCCGGGGCGAAGCGCGGCAGCGGCGCCAACCAACGACAGGGCAAGCAACAGGGCAGACAGCAGGACAAGCGCGGCGCGGGCAGCGGGGCCATGGCTGACGCCCTGCGACGCGCGGGTTACCGCGAGGACTAG
- a CDS encoding transketolase (product_source=KO:K00615; cath_funfam=3.40.50.920,3.40.50.970; cog=COG0021; ko=KO:K00615; pfam=PF00456,PF02779,PF02780; superfamily=52518,52922), whose translation MKFRHELAQQLRVDSIRAADAAGSGHPTSSMSAADLMAALLDGHLRLDFDQPKDPRNDHLVFSKGHASPLLYSCFKAAGAIDDAELLTFREFGSRLEGHPTPALPWVDVATGSLGQGLPVGVGLALTAAKLDTLGNRVWVLCGDSEMAEGSIWEAFEHAAHYRLDNVVALVDVNRLGQTGETMHGWDLKAYSDRARAIGWHTVEVDDGHDPERIEAALNEAEATRGRPTAVVARTRKGKGVSEVEDLPGKHGKPLQDPTAAIEELGGTRELRVKVNPPETVGDPHTFATAYEPPPVFEVGDTAATRKAYGQGLRALGSRRGEVVALDGEVSNSTHSEQFREAHPQRYFEMYIAEQQMLATTVGMQARGWIPFASTFAAFLSRAYDFIRMAAVSRAALNLMGSHAGVAIGEDGPSQMALEDLAAMRAVHGSTVLYPCDANQTVGLLEPMADREGICYLRASRGATPVIYGPDEDFPIGGAKTVRQGEHVTLVAAGVTLHEALDAAERLAEEGIRARVVDLYSIKPIDIETLRLAAEETDGLVTVEDHWPEGGLGDAVLAALAEAGASVPVTKLAVTEMPGSGKPAELLAQAGIDSAAITRAARELVPSSGTR comes from the coding sequence ATGAAATTCAGGCACGAACTGGCACAACAGCTGCGAGTGGACTCGATCAGAGCCGCCGATGCGGCGGGCTCGGGTCATCCCACCTCGTCGATGTCCGCGGCCGATCTGATGGCGGCATTGCTGGACGGTCACCTGAGACTGGATTTCGACCAACCGAAAGACCCCCGGAACGATCACCTGGTCTTCTCGAAGGGGCACGCCTCTCCGCTGTTGTACTCCTGCTTCAAGGCCGCCGGAGCGATCGACGACGCGGAGCTACTGACGTTCCGCGAATTCGGCAGCAGGCTGGAAGGCCACCCAACCCCCGCCCTGCCCTGGGTGGACGTGGCCACCGGTTCACTCGGGCAGGGACTGCCGGTAGGAGTGGGGCTGGCACTGACCGCCGCGAAACTGGACACGTTGGGCAACCGGGTGTGGGTGCTGTGCGGCGACAGCGAAATGGCGGAAGGATCGATCTGGGAGGCGTTCGAACACGCCGCTCACTACCGGCTGGACAACGTTGTCGCACTCGTGGACGTCAACCGTCTCGGCCAAACCGGCGAGACCATGCACGGTTGGGACCTGAAAGCCTACTCGGATCGTGCCCGCGCCATCGGTTGGCACACCGTGGAGGTGGACGACGGACACGATCCGGAACGGATCGAGGCCGCGCTGAACGAGGCGGAAGCGACACGGGGACGGCCGACAGCCGTCGTGGCTCGCACCAGAAAGGGCAAGGGAGTCAGCGAGGTCGAGGACCTGCCGGGTAAACACGGCAAACCACTGCAGGACCCGACCGCGGCCATCGAGGAACTCGGCGGAACGCGCGAGCTGCGCGTCAAGGTGAACCCGCCCGAGACGGTGGGCGACCCCCACACCTTCGCTACGGCCTACGAACCACCCCCCGTTTTCGAAGTCGGGGACACCGCGGCCACTCGCAAGGCTTACGGACAGGGGTTGCGAGCACTGGGATCCCGACGTGGCGAGGTGGTCGCGCTGGACGGTGAGGTGTCCAACTCCACGCATTCGGAGCAGTTCCGCGAAGCGCATCCGCAACGGTACTTCGAAATGTACATAGCCGAACAGCAGATGCTGGCCACAACGGTGGGGATGCAGGCACGGGGGTGGATACCGTTCGCCTCCACCTTCGCGGCGTTCCTGAGTCGTGCCTACGACTTCATCCGGATGGCCGCGGTCAGCCGTGCCGCGTTGAATCTGATGGGCTCACACGCCGGAGTCGCGATCGGCGAGGACGGCCCTTCCCAGATGGCGCTGGAGGATCTGGCCGCCATGCGTGCGGTGCACGGCAGCACCGTGCTGTACCCCTGTGACGCGAATCAGACGGTCGGCCTCCTCGAACCGATGGCCGACCGGGAGGGCATCTGTTACCTGCGGGCGAGCCGTGGTGCCACTCCGGTGATCTACGGGCCCGACGAGGACTTCCCCATCGGCGGTGCCAAAACTGTGCGGCAGGGTGAGCACGTGACCCTCGTGGCAGCGGGCGTGACCCTGCACGAGGCACTGGATGCCGCGGAGCGGTTGGCCGAGGAGGGTATCCGGGCACGGGTGGTCGACCTGTACTCGATCAAACCGATCGACATCGAAACCCTGCGCCTGGCGGCCGAGGAGACCGACGGGTTGGTGACGGTGGAGGACCACTGGCCCGAGGGTGGACTCGGCGACGCGGTGCTCGCCGCGCTCGCCGAAGCGGGAGCCAGTGTGCCCGTGACGAAGTTGGCGGTCACCGAGATGCCCGGTTCCGGTAAACCAGCCGAACTCCTCGCGCAGGCCGGAATCGACTCGGCGGCCATCACCCGCGCCGCCCGGGAGCTGGTACCCAGCTCGGGTACTCGCTGA
- a CDS encoding hypothetical protein (product_source=Hypo-rule applied; pfam=PF05552; superfamily=103473; transmembrane_helix_parts=Outside_1_25,TMhelix_26_48,Inside_49_89,TMhelix_90_112,Outside_113_126,TMhelix_127_149,Inside_150_160,TMhelix_161_183,Outside_184_186,TMhelix_187_209,Inside_210_279), translated as MDMVLAQGTGFNVLDSLQSGFTQLVSYLPQLIGALLVLVIGYIVARLLRALVTRLLRRLHLDDRMSRAGQGARYVERLSPRGSPSRLIGTVVFAVIMLFVLSSAIGTLGIPALTGFMNVVLGYLPRVIAALAIFLVAAAVAGAVGTLAGRTLGDTPAGRMARTAAPALVMAIGVFMILTQLRIAPVIVTVTYVALVGAIALGSALAFGLGGREAAAEMINSSYRRNFTGAEQAASPQAAETAEQSQNWTVRGAGTAPEPSGAPAETERGDDSGGSYRTT; from the coding sequence ATGGATATGGTCCTAGCGCAAGGAACCGGGTTCAACGTCCTCGACAGCCTGCAGAGCGGGTTCACACAGCTGGTCAGCTATCTGCCGCAGCTGATCGGTGCGCTTCTGGTGCTGGTGATCGGTTACATCGTCGCGAGGCTCCTTCGGGCACTCGTCACGCGGCTGCTGCGTCGGCTCCATCTGGACGACCGGATGTCCCGTGCCGGCCAGGGAGCCCGTTATGTGGAGCGTCTCAGTCCCCGAGGCAGCCCCTCGAGGTTGATAGGTACCGTCGTGTTCGCCGTGATCATGCTCTTCGTGTTGTCCTCGGCGATCGGAACGCTCGGTATCCCCGCGCTGACCGGCTTCATGAACGTGGTGCTCGGTTATCTCCCGCGTGTGATCGCCGCGCTGGCGATTTTCCTCGTCGCCGCGGCCGTCGCGGGAGCCGTGGGTACGTTGGCCGGACGCACGCTGGGGGACACACCCGCTGGTCGCATGGCGCGTACCGCGGCTCCGGCGCTGGTTATGGCGATCGGTGTGTTCATGATTCTCACGCAGCTTCGTATCGCTCCGGTGATCGTCACCGTGACTTATGTGGCCCTGGTCGGGGCTATAGCTCTGGGTTCGGCACTGGCCTTCGGTCTCGGTGGCAGGGAGGCCGCCGCGGAGATGATCAATTCGAGTTACCGTCGCAACTTCACCGGCGCCGAACAGGCCGCCTCCCCACAGGCTGCGGAAACCGCCGAACAGTCCCAGAACTGGACGGTGCGGGGCGCGGGAACCGCTCCGGAACCGAGCGGAGCACCCGCCGAGACCGAGCGGGGCGACGACAGCGGTGGCTCCTACCGGACGACCTGA